GCTGATAAGCTGATTGTAAATAAGCTGATTGTAAATCTCTACTTTTTTTGCAgactgtaaaattatttctgaacacataaatttttgtcgCAACAGGCTGGACGTGAAGTCGAAGGCATTGCTGGTCGCTTTCGAGGTGCTGGTGGGCGCCAACACGCTGGCGGCGGACGTGAAGAAGCACCGCATGCTGCTGATACGCCTGGCGCGCGCCGACGCCAAGGCTCCGAGGGCGGCGCTCCACGCGCTCACCGCCCTGGCCCACACCAGCCCCGCCCTGCTGCAGCGGGTGCCCGCCGTGCTGAAGCTGCTGTACGACCTGGACGTGGTCGAGGAGAAGACCATACTGGAGTGGGCCGCGAAGCCCTCCAAGAAATACGCGCCGCGGGAGACCGTGGCCGACGTGGTGAGGCGTGCGCAACCCTTCATTGACTGGCTGCAGCAGGCCGACGAGGAGGACTCCAGCTCGCAGGAGGAGGACATTGAGGTATCGCACGAGTGTTATTGTTATACATACACTTGGTACCAGCCCCGACTGTGCttgggctctttacaaaaaatataaaatagactttttaattaagagaattattaaacttatattatgataactttcaaatggtacgcccgaattaaagaatttaaaaaataatttacagagactaatgtaggcttgaaaatgaagtaatttattttgataagacttaataccgtatttatgtaaatagctttccaataaacgctttaggaatgaaaatttttacagTTGTAatttggatatagtatgttatccttaaggtatagacatatgccaccgcggacttttctgtagatctatataagatacacaattccaccatatattgtTTTGCTATATCTCAATGacttaggcagcgttttcgttaaagcTCTCAAACGGCTCATGTCTTCCCGACATTTTCAAcgaatatcgttaatgtacacacgagtaaatacaaaaacttttaaaatttgtattgataTTGATGTAAGGAACGATGGGCACACACGGTTTAGGGGGATGTAGTCACTGTGACCTGATGTATACTATGTTGTATCGCTGGCTACTTGTCGGGGTCCTtagaaaatagaattaatattctaGTGTCGTATAGTAGTGGGCTAGTGTGGTCCTAATAAaagatagtttttaaattcactgtcatatatttttatttgcaaggAAACTCAATAGATTTGTTTTCTAGATCCAGTATGACGACCGCGCTAAGGCGACCCCCATCAAGGCGGTGGTGGCGCCCTCTGCTCCGCGACAGAAGCCCGAGGAAGACGACATCGACGTCGACATAGACGCCATATAGACACCCGACCCACCACCGCCGCCACCCACCACCCCTCACCACCCCTCACCAGCAGTCGCTGCTACCGAAGCTCATATGACCATCCTCGGAGACTTATCAACTAAATATTCCGAACAGTTCCGAGGCTGATATCTTCGGTAGCCCTCCGACCTCCAACCGATGTACTGTGAAGAAAAACCAATGAACGCAGTCGGCGGACCGGATGTGATGCTGtgcaaaaaatatgtagaaaatattaatataaacatgtacCCATAGCGTTAGCCATAGAGAACCACCCGCTTCGACTCTAGACTCTTTAAATCACCGCTAATATTTGTTCCTATCCtatatacagatttttttctatattttttaaaccactTGGCCGCTATTCACTCTGAGTGGAGTTTGCTGTGGCTCGCCGAGAACCGCCGCGGACCAAAGCACGGGACTCGACCCGAGCTGCATCCGACGAATGAACTGCCCGCAAACACCGAAGTAGCGCGTTCCGTGGAGCGACCGCAGCACGCGCGAACAGCAACCGACTACACGATGCGGCCGACGGGTCGAAGAGAGATGTCCGCTCCCGGCTGTCGGCTGGTGGAACACGGAAACTTCCGCCCGGCGATGACTTTAttagatttgttttatattaacacacTTGGATTCTACTCGCGGCGTTTCATTGATCACCCTGACACATCAAGGATCCCGCTCCGAGGCGGGCGGCGGGCCGCTCCTGACGCTATCGATTCCACCTTGAGCAACGCGTAAACGAGAACCTGCCTCTGgtcaaatgatatttatttaacttcagTATTGTGCATAAAAATCACAGCCTTCGCGCTCCCTCGTATAGACAAGGTCGGCCGTCACAAACTATACTCTGGCACACAAACCCCTTTTGCTTTGTGCTATCTTATCAGACCGCATTAAGTCACCACATTTTGTACTAGAATTATGAGGGAAATATGTGAAGCGGTGCTGATAAGGAGCAACATGTTGATTGTGTTTGAACGTTTAAAATCTGAGCACTAGTACATACATGTGGTACATGACCAGATACAACAGCTGTTTATGGACCGGGTTAGAGTCCAGGGAGGCAGACCGACTGGAAGGGAcagtgataaattttatacactaGGGTTCAAGATAGTGTCAGGTCGGCGTCACTTCCAgtaatgttttacaaaatggctgaagccagtattcatagttttcaaatacaggttgacacttaaatgttgccattacaaaataaaaatggtccAGTATTATcagtcttaaaaaaatagggattataattagtacggagggcgccacttgtaacaataGCATACAGTAAAGagtattttaatgtctttgaTTGTGGACCTAGGTCTTCAAAAACTATGTCGCTGTGGTGTACATGGGGCTGcgattattactatttttaacttcaataGAACAATCCAGAAGGTTGGTATAATGATTTGAAATCATCTGAATTTCCTGTAAAGATGATGTTCCTCTAGCCTCCAAGGTCtgtcgtaaaattttaattgttcccCAACTTCACCGTACCCGAGCTAGCGTGTGTGAGTACTATTCACTAATGACACTTGGTCAGTTCAATATGATCAGTATAAAGCTTGCGCTGAGCTAAATAAGGTCCTGTGACGTGAAAGTTAAATGGAACTGGTTTTACTAACAAACTCTgcgatgtattatattttacctgACGGTTCGCGTACTCCACAAGAACCTTGATCATGTCGTTAGTCATCAAcagccaacgatttcttaatttaatcgCATCGCGTTGGATGAACGCAGATTATGGTGCCTGTAGGTATGTTAAGCTCTGGTGTGGCCACAAAGGAATCTCGGTTGGTAGAAACTcgcgtgatcacggttgctgttcAGGGCGATGAGCAATTCACTTTGCAGAAATAAATATCGATGTcactaaaaaataacatacaagaCATTCTTGAACAGCTGTTAGCTAACTTGTGCTGCTGCTGCGTAGCTGCTGTCAAGAAACTTAAGGGTCGCTTCGggtaaaatgttataataaaaaggcgTGGCGTATGAAATCTGACATTATTACGCGTAGGAGttagtttgaaattatttgatgGGAAATCTTTTCACGTTCACGAGCTGTAAGAAGTATTTTTGTGCATGATAAGACCCAAAgattatattctataacagtcaaaaataaaactaagaagtctttatatacaaatatttattataatgtacaacGTGAGATTCGTAGAGATTCTAAACAGTTGGGTTCGTTAACCTACAGAATAAATGCTTCGAGACATCGTCTCGATAACTTAACTAGCAACAATAAGCAGTCGTGAACcttgttgaataaatataatgttattttgggcgactataaaaatttttccGAGATCCATACAGTATAcggtatgtacatatatgttgaGCAATTTCATATCTAAAGGAATAACTAAAATCGCTCTCACTCAGTGTGGCGATAAACTTGTGGACATCATAAAATACAGTGAAAAAACTTAGGCGTGTTTtgctctttaaatatataaaaaacattatttacaataataagtacgtaaatcttttatacaatatcgattgactttgaaaataaattaactattataagtactattaacattataattaacagaCGGGAAAGGTCGTGAacagttttgatattttagttCTACGGATGTCTAGAGACTTGAGTAACCTTGACtcgtatacatttttttgagCTTTAGAATTAATCACACTTGTTATTTATCGTATGTACAGATATGAAAAACccgttatataaacatttagcACCACCTACATTGGTTAGTTActctcttaaatatatattttttaattttacttataatacgAGTTTAtgaaatctaataaatatgttttttctaCATCATCATCTACACTATCAGCCAGGAGGGAAGAAACTGGTGGATTCATCGGACTCGCCTCGTTACAACCAACCTTTGGTCTCATTCGCATACTATTTAAACATCTTAGTACTAGGTAGCTTAAACATACCTTCACACGGAAGGAATTATGGCTAAAAACTCTTAAAACAGTGCCTGTTTAATATAAGAAGTCTGCGACAAAGACGTCGCATCACAAACAGAATCGGAGAACGTTAAATACTTGTAGAGATTCAACAATCAAAACATTGACAGCAGCAAACTGAATCATTCATGTAACACGTATAGACTTGAACAGTACATATCTTTAAAGTGTACTTGGCTTCCttttagttattttcaaaCACTCCTCGGTCTATGCGTCCATATTCCTCATCACCCACTTTGTTGTATAGCGGTCACTTGAGTCCCGACCCCGATGACCGCAGTCGGTGAAGCGACACTAAACGAGGTTATGAAGACGTTCACGATCGTCACCAGGAACACGCCCAGCACCGTCATGTTGTTGATCTTGTCCGCCTTGCAGATGTCCTTCTCGTCTTTGACGTTGTACCGGCTGTTCATGATGAGACCCACGCCCACCGCGATCTGAACCAAACCAACTCATAACTAACTGCTTTGAGGTGTGCCTGTAGTGTACAAGCAGGCGTAACTCGCTTGTTGAAGCCGATTACTTTATCTCTACATTTACTCCTTTAAATTCTAATGATCTAAATTTGCTTATGTTTGTTTCTAATAAAGTTGGAGTTgagattaatttcaaaaagcgagattttttttattaaaaacgataATTCCCTGTCCCTCATGATTTTGTATGTCCCAATAATACTTTTGGTCAGGACTCACCTGCAGGACTATACTGAGAGATATGAACACTAGACTGGGGTAGTAGTAGGGGTGCGTGCTGGCCGACTCGAGGACGTACCTCAGCTGGTTGGCGTTGGCAGACAGCAAGGCCAGGTCCATCATGCCCTGAGCCAGGTTCTTCTTCTGTTGGTACGTGTTCACGTCCGGGATGGAGGTCTGGGTTTACAGATTGTTATTACATTAGATACCTCAAACTTCATATTACATTTTCTCAGGCTTGCGaaactttctttaaaaatctGAGTCGTTTCGGAGAGTTACCAAATAAATGTACTCTATTATTGTATGAGATACGAATGTCAACATTCCACAGTGCAAAATTTCACAGGACCAACTTGTATAATTCAACCGTAAGTAAGtggtaaatattatgttgCTGTTCAGacattttaactaaaacttaaaacttatCCCTTGTTCTTACCCCGGGTATCATGGGAGAGCCGGGTCTATCATCGATACCAAATCTCGGGCTCAGTCCATTGAATCCATCTGGAAAAAGAACACTTTCATATTCAATTAAgctcaaacaaaatataatgaaacaaattatactaaaatattcaaagaatGTCAGTTACATATGGAACAAAAAGTATTGGCCGCTATATACGAGCAGGTCCCGGACGGCGTGAACACAACAATAATGAAACTGGTGCCATCTCTAAACCATAATTAGTTAAACATGCGAGGTTGTTGACTGATTATTAACAAGtgcatattctataataaGAATCGAGTTATTTCCCGCTAAGTTTTCTTCCACACAGTGCGAGACATTCACATGCATGCATTGACGTTAGATAAAAACCAAATGACAATGACCGTCCACCAGAGACTACCTTCTTgcttataaatgaattaatttgataaaatattcaaatgaacTTGAATTATTTCCAAGGTCATacgaaattaacataatttttgtggCTGGTCATGCAAAGTTGATTCTGCTTAAGACAGTTTCCTtgttctattaaattaatttacttcaaataaaatattaaaggactaattaaaagtttaataaagaaGCCTGCCTCTAGACCAATTCAGACCGAATTTGTTGAATGTTGAATGTTTGGAAGGAAGATGTAGAGAATTTTGTCAGAGTAAGTGCATCGACCAACCACCGTATGGATAATCCGCCTCGTCGGCAGGCGGCCAGGGCCATTTACCGTCCGTGGCGACTCCGTCATCTCGGGTCGGATGCGTCTCGTGAGAGTGGTGTGTCTCCGCGTCCGTGTCCACGCCTGCCAAATATAGCATTTATTAGGACttcagaaaaattaaaagtttattgtcATGAACCAGAATGAGTCACATCTGTtgatacacacacatatacaaacCTTTCGTTCGCTTTGTCAATTACGttacattatttgtaattataaagtataccTACTCGTATGACTTTAGATTCCTCTGCTTTTCATAAGTATCCTTGCGAAACAGGAGGCATCAACTACAACACTTCAGACATTCAAGAAAAGCGtatacgttttaaatattatctatatgacgattttaagtttatttgaaagttCCAAGACCAGACTTAGATCTTATAGTACCATAACATGTAACATGAAATTCCTTGGATATTTTATCCGTCAGTTTAATAGACGACTTTTAGTTATCGTCGAACCAAGTTATATTTGTGTTGTTgtcattgtaaaatattattcaagaaCAGCCGTCCACACTCCAGACCACATCCTACGGTCGATAAAAACTTATCTACACGTTGGTTGAGTGAACCGCTAAAATATACGACGACAATACAATgtgtttttcaataaattgttttataacatattcattattatcgGTGACAATTAATATGTTCATTACTTTGATTAATCTGTCGTGCGACTCCCCAGAGGTGAGGggattgaaaatgaaaatcgaAAGTATCTTTAGTCTCTCCtaacattcatatttaatcaCAATAAATAGAATTCAAGTGCCTGTttgtaatatcaaattaatagctcttcaataaatttatatgaaaacttaTACGATACCTACACCAGcctacaactttttttttaattatttttgtccgtttgttctttttaaaatcactAGCAACTAGACCGATTATGTAGGCTACTTTTAACCGATTTGTATATACCTAACCtatcatttacatttttattactttaattcatttaagtttTTCCTTAACGGCTATTGAGAGAAGTCTTAAGATCTTTACCACGTTATTCTAGTTcttgattattaatataaatgatcttaattttaatcttcatctataaatttattatgttttgttaacACGATGCAATCCTTGACGGGTGAGATGTATTGaattaactaatatttcttaaacatcGCAACCGTTACTCACCTACATGAGGGTCGTATGGATTCTTGTCACCATTTTCCAGCAATCCATCGTCAATGCCAGGGTAAGGAGTGGCATCTACTGGGCGTTCATCCAAATCATCGATCTCTGGTCCTGGCAACGAGTTAATAGTAAGTTGGGTTATGGTTGTGAAGAGatcttcattatttaaatattagttttcttttaataaaattttgttaagaatCATTTTTTTAGGAAATGGTCACGCACATAAAGTAGTTCAgataatctataattttacCAGCGAGAGGCGGCTTTGGCTTTTCCTTGTCTGGTTCCAGGAGAGGCTGAAGAGACGGCTGTTCAGTCTTATCTTCATTCTTGTGAGGATGACCGTTCTGAAACAGAACCGGGAATAGTTTACACAAGTTTCATAGACATTtacttaaatcattttatgttattattgatAGAATATTGAGTAAATTAGTTCTTTATTCCActtttgacaataaaataaccgAAATGAGCAATTTAAGAAATCATTAAGGTGTTTCATGAGggctgttataaaattttaagaaaaaaaaactcttttatCTTTTGAATACACTCCTAAGTTGTGTTTACTAAAGTCACCTTCGCTCACTcttcttatttcttattactttttatttgtagtgTTGCCATGGACACCGATcagaatataatgaaattgtcACGATTGTTAAGAATCTactaataatagtaaaatacataaaaacagtTCTTCGTGTTATGACGTggtgaaagaaaaattataggaCTAAATAATTCCAACGTGGTTCCCAAAGGAATATAcgtattataacatataattattaaatcctTGGAATATctataacaaatatgtttttaaatcaatccTATTGCCTTCCTATATAATTAAACCTGTTTAGTCGTTAAAGGCACTGAGcgttatttatatagacataAAATAATCTCTTCATACAAGCCACATCTATGCTTACCCCAAGTTTTTATCGTCAACCTACGAATGAAAAGTTAACAGTTTTACATGCACCAATCTACTCTCATTATAGTGTTGCCACAGTTACTTGTTGAAAAAATTGCAATCGCTCCGTATTTAGTATTAGAGTAACATAATTCTCTCAATGAGTGTATGATcctcttaataattttgtccGCGGGAACGAGATCgttgataataaaacatgCTCGTTTATCTCATATGCAATTAGTTTAGCATCTAATTTCTGTAAACGCACAATGTCGCGAGGTTTTTCCTTATGGAATTTAAAGTGAGTCAGAcagaacaaaaacattttataatctgtgtaaGTTATCTGGTTCGTTAATCAGCATTCAGCCAATGttgataattttcttttttaatgtttgataaTGTTAGAAACTTAACGAAAATGGTTGAagacaaattatttacaaaatatatcgttCTTCAGTCTTTCTTCTCGTctaatttactatataaatgaACTATCACCTCAAGTTCAACCCTAGTCTGTGACTTCAATGACAGTAAGAGCTTTAAATGTTTACAACGTTTagaatatatacttatatatatacactggGTGATTCCCAATGGCGTGGGAGTCGTCAAATGGGGCAGCCCAGATAACCTACAAACATACTTACAACACGAGACTATCATTTTTTATGACCTCCGGGACTGCACAGCGTGATGCATTCAGGTTTCATTACTCATAATTGCTCTTTTCCGTTAAAGAACCATCAATTAACATTAATCGTACTATGTACACAATATACTGGACACTATGCTACATAACGCCAGCTATCATTAAatgaattacaataataataactctctatatatttacttactgTATAAAATTCAGCAAAGAA
The window above is part of the Danaus plexippus chromosome 7, MEX_DaPlex, whole genome shotgun sequence genome. Proteins encoded here:
- the LOC116770648 gene encoding ninjurin-A isoform X1 — its product is MSTEINMVSDGSSPKDSHKDFKAIDLNDVEMVFGTPASPRGQAGHVKPDVHLIANEKHHDKEANGHPHKNEDKTEQPSLQPLLEPDKEKPKPPLAGPEIDDLDERPVDATPYPGIDDGLLENGDKNPYDPHVGVDTDAETHHSHETHPTRDDGVATDGKWPWPPADEADYPYGDGFNGLSPRFGIDDRPGSPMIPGTSIPDVNTYQQKKNLAQGMMDLALLSANANQLRYVLESASTHPYYYPSLVFISLSIVLQIAVGVGLIMNSRYNVKDEKDICKADKINNMTVLGVFLVTIVNVFITSFSVASPTAVIGVGTQVTAIQQSG
- the LOC116770648 gene encoding ninjurin-A isoform X3; protein product: MLRRDFFAEFYTNGHPHKNEDKTEQPSLQPLLEPDKEKPKPPLAGPEIDDLDERPVDATPYPGIDDGLLENGDKNPYDPHVGVDTDAETHHSHETHPTRDDGVATDGKWPWPPADEADYPYGDGFNGLSPRFGIDDRPGSPMIPGTSIPDVNTYQQKKNLAQGMMDLALLSANANQLRYVLESASTHPYYYPSLVFISLSIVLQIAVGVGLIMNSRYNVKDEKDICKADKINNMTVLGVFLVTIVNVFITSFSVASPTAVIGVGTQVTAIQQSG
- the LOC116770648 gene encoding ninjurin-A isoform X2 — its product is MSTEINMVSDGSSPKDSHKDFKAIDLNDVEMVFGTPASPRGQAGHVKPDVHLIANEKHHDKEANGHPHKNEDKTEQPSLQPLLEPDKEKPKPPLAGPEIDDLDERPVDATPYPGIDDGLLENGDKNPYDPHVGVDTDAETHHSHETHPTRDDGVATDDGFNGLSPRFGIDDRPGSPMIPGTSIPDVNTYQQKKNLAQGMMDLALLSANANQLRYVLESASTHPYYYPSLVFISLSIVLQIAVGVGLIMNSRYNVKDEKDICKADKINNMTVLGVFLVTIVNVFITSFSVASPTAVIGVGTQVTAIQQSG